A genomic window from Myotis daubentonii chromosome 4, mMyoDau2.1, whole genome shotgun sequence includes:
- the SRD5A1 gene encoding 3-oxo-5-alpha-steroid 4-dehydrogenase 1, with translation MAHAVAHAARTHRPATVGSAYFRVAAQGPPQVRSASPGPAGNFKTQSGESAAPRRRGSVAWAGREGLQARLPSRPRRTPRAGDWWDWPQGRTPPPQTCPGRAACVPGAAAHPSLRSLIFPFLIRGGKPTPLYSCVIAFIFCTFNGYLQSRYLSEYAVYAVDWVTDPRFLTGFVLWLVGMLINIHSDHILRNLRQPGETGYKIPRGGLFEYVSAANYFGEVVEWCGYGLATWSVQGGAFALFTFCVLFTRAQQHHQWYLEKFEDYPKSRKTLIPFLI, from the exons ATGGCCCACGCGGTCGCGCACGCTGCCCGCACCCACCGACCCGCCACCGTCGGCAGCGCGTACTTCCGGGTTGCAGCTCAAGGCCCCCCGCAGGTGCGCTCCGCCTCTCCCGGGCCTGCAGGAAACTTCAAGACGCAA AGCGGCGAGAGCGCGGCGCCCCGGAGGCGGGGTTCCGTCGCGTGGGCGGGGCGGGAAGGCCTGCAGGCCCGCCTCCCGTCCCGCCCCCGGCGCACCCCGCGCGCGGGTGACTGGTGGGACTGGCCCCAGGGGCGCACCCCGCCGCCTCAAACCTGCCCGGGAAGAGCGGCTTGCGTCCCGGGCGCGGCGGCCCACCCCAGCCTCAG GTCCTTGATTTTCCCATTTCTGATCCGAGGAGGGAAGCCTACACCATTGTACTCATGTGTAATTGCATTCATATTCTGTACCTTTAATGGCTACTTACAAAGCAGATACTTAAGCGAATATGCAGTGTATGCTGTTGACTGGGTCACTGACCCCCGATTCCTAACAG GTTTTGTCTTGTGGCTGGTAGGCATGCTGATAAACATTCACTCTGATCACATCCTGAGGAATCTCAGGCAGCCAGGGGAGACTGGATACAAAATTCCAAGGG GAGGCTTATTTGAATACGTAAGTGCAGCCAACTACTTTGGAGAAGTGGTTGAGTGGTGTGGCTATGGCCTGGCCACCTGGTCTGTTCAAGGCGGGGCTTTCGCTCTGTTTACATTTTGTGTTTTATTCACGAGAGCACAACAGCATCATCA gtGGTACCTTGAGAAATTTGAAGATTATCCAAAATCCAGGAAAACTCTAATTCCATTTTTGATTTAA